The genome window AAGAGCAGGCATTTTAAGGAAAGCAGATGTTCTTCAAAAAAAAGCGGAGCGCAACGAACAGTGATTCGGGCTGCGCGCCGCGCGGCCCACAGGCTGAAGACGGCGCACAGACGTATGCCGGCGGCGTTCAGGACTGGAGCCCGAGCAATCCGGGCGGGCCTGTTCCCAATGCACAGGGTGAAGCTGAAGGCGGCCTGCCGCTGAGCTACGCCCGTCCTTTGTCGTGGCTTTCACTGGTGGTCATTTTGCTCACCAGTCTGGGGCTTTCTTTCTTTATCTCCAATTCGGCGCGCGAAACGCTGCTGACCCGGCAGGAAGGCTTTGCCCGCCTGCTGGTAGAAAACCTCAACAGCCAGATATTCCGGCGTTTCGCCCTGCCGACACTGATGGGCTACGGGCGCATCGCCCTGCGCCAGCCCGCACAGTACGAAAGACTTGACCAGGTCGTGCAATCCGTCCTTCAGGGGTTGCCGGTGGAACGCCTGCGCATTTACGACTTTTCCCGGCTGGTGGCCTATTCCACCCACAAGGAAGAAGTGGGCCGGGCCGGGCTTTCCCCCGACAATCTTGATGACATACTGCACGGCGGAGCGCCTTCGTCTGAAATAGTCTCCACCATACCCGCCTGGCAGGCCCCCTTCAGGCTGCCGCTGGAGGAGGGCACCTTTGTTCTGCGCGTGCTCTATCCGCTCAAAGGCGAACCCCTGCAACCAGGGCAGGAAGCTCCCATCATGGGGGCCCTTGAACTCACGCAGGACATTACGGGCGACTATGAGCAGGTGCTGACTTTCCAGGGCATCATTGTGGTCATGTGCCTCATGTCTTCCGTGGTGCTTTTCGGCCTGCTGCTCATGCTTATCCACCGTTCGGAGCGTGTACTGGCCGAGCGTATGCAAAAAAACCGGCAGCTTGAAAAGCAGCTGCACAGCAATGAGCGTTTTGTGAGCATGGGGCGCGTCATCGCCAGCATTGCCCACGAAATACGCAATCCCCTCGGCATCATCCGCTCCAGCGCCGAATTGCTGCAACGCCGTACAGACCAGGCCGATGCGGGCACGCGGCGTATTCTGGGCGCGATTTTTGACGAATCTGTGCGCCTGTCGCAGACGGTAAACGATTTTCTGGACTACGCCCGCCCCCGTCAACCCAAGCAGAACCTTGTTGATGTGAGCCTTGTGCTGGATCAGCTGCTGGCCTTTCTTGAAGGCGACATGGCCCGGCGCGGCGTGGCAGTGGAGCGTGAGACTGAAGAATCGCTCTTTGTACACGGCGACAAGGATTTGCTGTACCGCGCTTTTTACAATATCCTGATCAACGGACAACAGGCGATGGACGGGCCGGGCATCCTGCGCATCAGCGGCAGCCACGACGGCGACGGCCATGTCCGGCTGGAATTTCTTGATTCCGGGCCGGGCTTTGACGCAGCCACTGTGGGCAATCTGCTGGATCCCTTCTTTACGACCAAAGACGGGGGCACAGGCCTGGGGCTGCCCATTGTACAGTCCATTATCACCAGCCACGGCGGCGAGATCCAGCTGGAAAACGGCCCGGAAGGCGGCGCTCTTGTACGTGTGCTGCTGCCCGAGGCCCATACCGGGGCACAGGAATAGTCTTATGAGTGAAAAAGCGCATATTCTTATTATTGACGACGAAAAAAACTATCTGCTTGTTCTGCAAACCCTGCTGGAAGACGAAGGATACGTCGTCACCGCCATCAGCGACCCCGAAACCGCCCTGGCCTTTCTTGAAGAAAGCGAGGTGGACGTGGTGGTGACGGACATGAAGATGCCCAAGGTCACCGGGCGTGAGGTGCTTGAAAGAGTAAAGAAACGCTGGCCCTATATTCCGGTGCTCATCATGACGGCCTTCGGGTCCATTGAAAGCGCTGTGGACGTGATGAAGTACGGGGCCTTTGACTATATCACCAAGCCTTTTTCCAATGACGAGCTTTTGCTTTCCATCCATAACGCCGTGGAACTTGCCCGCGCCCACAGGCAGTACCGCCTGTTGCAGGAAGTTATGGAAGACCGCTACGGCGTACACAAGATCGTGGGGCGCAGCCGCGCCATACGCGACGTGCTTGTCATGGTTGAACGCGCCGCGCCCAGCCGCTCGACAGTGCTCATTACAGGCGAATCGGGCACGGGCAAGGAGCTTGTGGCGCGCGCCATACACTACACAAGCCCCCGCAAGGACAATCCCTTTGTGTCCGTCAACTGTATGGCCCTCAACCCCGGCGTGCTGGAAAGCGAGCTTTTCGGGCACGAAAAAGGCTCCTTTACTGGCGCAGTGGCCATGCGGCGCGGCCGCTTTGAACAGGCCGACGGGGGCACGCTTTTTCTGGACGAAATAGCCGAACTCACGCCCGACCTTCAGGTCAAGCTTTTGCGTGTGCTTCAGGAACGGCGGTTCGAGCGTGTGGGCGGCGGCGAAGAAATTGAGGTGGACATTCGCGTGGTGGCAGCCACGAACAAGGATCTTGCCGCCCTGGTGGAAAAAGGCGCGTTTCGCGATGACCTGTATTACAGGCTCAACGTGGTGCAGGTTCCCCTGCCGCCCCTGCGCGAGCGCCGCGAAGACATCCCGCTGCTGGTGGCCCACTTTGTGGAAAAAGTCTGCGCTGACAACACCATGGCCGCCAAAACATTCAGCACCGAGGCCCTCAATTACCTGACGGGCTACGAGTGGCCGGGCAATATCCGGCAGCTTGAAAATGTGGTGGAGAGCTGTCTTGTGCTGGTGCCCGGCGCTGTCATCAATGTGGACAATCTGCCCGCAGAAATCCGCGATGAAGAATCACAGTTCAAAAGCGCCGTGGACCTTCTGCCCGTGCAGCTCGACCTTGCCGACACCCTGGAAAAAATCGAAGCCGCCCTCATACGCAGGGCGCTGGTGCGGGCAGATCTTGTGCAGGTCAAGGCTGCGGAATATCTTGGTATTTCAAAAAGCCTGCTGCAATATAAGCTGAAAAAATACGCCATAACAGGGCATTAACAGGGTATTAGAAAGTTTTACAGAGATGTTTTGTGGGGGTGGGACCCTCCTTTGGACCAGATTACCTTTGAAATGTTTTACATTTCAAAGGTGTCATTCTGCCGCAAATGCGATTTGCGGCAGAATCCACGCCACGTAGTGGCGCGCTGCACTCTCGTGCAGCGGTAGAGCATTTACCTTTTTTCAAAAGGTAAATACTCTAAAAAGGGTCTCCTCCCCCACGCCCCCACCCCCTAAAATATATTTGGTTCTTGCTATACAATGACGTGAACAGGCCCGTCTTCTGTGGAAGACGGGCCTGTTCGCGTATGGGCGGGGCAAATGCGCTGATGCGTAATGGCGTGTGTTCAGGGAACACGCAATGAAGAAATTTTTACAGAACTATATTCTCAAAGATGCCCCGCCCTTGAGCCAGAACAAGACTGGCATGGCCTGCTGCCGCTGTAGGTAGAGGAACCTGTGGTATCCTTATTTAACTTGTCAAACCTGATTTTTTACGTAAGGATACCCCATTACATATATTGCAGTCAGAATTGCGCCAATGGCACGTGGCTTTGGGTGTGCGTAGGAAGGCGGCAATTGCCCTGAATTGTTGATTGATTGAACAGCTAGAGCAATTTTACTTTGCAATTGTTTAGGCGACCGCGCGAGCAGTCGCCAGCAGCGAAGGCCCAAGCACAGCTTCAGCTTTTGCAAAAACGCCGCCGTGTGCCTGTGCCTGTCCGTAAGTGGTATCAGGTCAGGGAAGACAGGACGGCCAGTTTTTTATCCGGCGGCTGCCAGGGCAGCCGCCGGAATTGCAGAAGGTCTGCGCGATCTGGCCCGGTGCATCAGCCTTTGCGGTTGGCCAGACGCTTTTTGAGGTTTTGGGCCACAACTTCCGGGTCCATCGGCTTGCGGGCAATGCCGCTTTCCATGGCAGCCTTGGCGGTGGCAGCGGCCACTCGTGGCGCTACTTCGGGGTTGAGCGTGGAAGGGATGATAAATTCCGGGTTCAGCTCTTCAGGCTTGACCAGATCGGCTATGGCATAGGCCGCCGCAATTTTCATGGCGTCGTTGATATCCGTGGCGGCCACGTCCAGAGCCCCCCGGAAGATGCCGGGGAAGGCCAGCACGTTGTTGATCTGGTTGGGGCAATCTGAACGGCCCGTGGCAATCACTTTGGCCCCGGCGTCCTTGGCGCGCTGGAGCGGCCAGATTTCAGGTATGGGGTTGGCCTGCGCGAAGACTATGGGGTCTTTGGCCATGCTGCGTATCATATCTTCAGTGAGGGTGTCCGGTGCGGACACGCCGATGAAGACGTCCGCGCCCTTGATGGCGTCGGCCAGGCCGCCCTTGATCTTTTGGGGATTGGTGCGGCGGGCGATGTCTTCCTTGTAGGAGTTCATGCCCTCCGGGCGGCCTTCCCATATGGGGCCGCGCGAGTCGCACATGATGACGTTTTTCAGGCCAAGCGCCATGAGCAGCTTGATGATGGCAATGCCCGCTGCCCCTGCGCCGCTGGTGACGACGGTGATGTCTTCCAGTTTCTTGTTCACGATCTTGAGGGCGCTGATAAGCCCGGCCAGGGTGACAACGGCCGTGCCGTGCTGGTCATCGTGAAAGATGGGGCCCTTGAAGATGCCGTTCTTTTTCAGGCTGTCTTCAATGACAAAGCACTCTGGAGCCTTGATATCCTCAAGGTTCACGCCGCCGAAGGTGGGCGACATGAGTTCCACCAGTTCAACGATTTTTGCGGTATCCTTGGTGTTGATGCAAATGGGGAAGGCGTCCACATCGCCAAAGGTTTTGAAAAGCAGGGATTTGCCTTCCATAACCGGCATGGCGGCGGCAGGGCCGATGTCTCCCAGGCCCAGCACAGCTGTGCCATTGGAAACCACGCAGACAAAGTTGGAGTGGTTTGTGTAGACATCAAGCGTTTCGGGCTGACGGTAGATTTCCATGCAGGGCTCGGCAACGCCGGGCGAATAGGCCAGGGTAAGGTCATCGGCGTCATTGACGGGCACTTTGACGCGCACCTCTATCTTGCCCTGATACTCTTTGTGCATGGCCAGGGCTTCATCCCGCAGATTCTTGATACGAGACATGATACACTCCTTGACTGACGTGTTTCTGCCTGGGGGGTCGAAATAAACGGCCTCGCGGGCGGTTAGGGCAATTTCACTAGCGATGCTGTCGCCATCCGTAAGGCTTCTTTGTCGCCTGACGGCTGCCGCTTGAAATTGCTCTGGCGGATGCGGAAGCAGACGCCCGCCGCAGAGGTGTAAGCGCAGTTTATCTGCGCGGTTAAGCACCGAAGCGAGCGTATCTTAAACTTTGAGAATGTACATTTTCAAAGTTAATCTGCTCCAGGACGAAAAAAAACGGCAAGGAGCGCCAGGCGCCATGATTCCTTGCTGCCCCACAGGTATACAGGAAGAGCCCTGGCAAGCAAACAGCTTGTTTGCCCCATAATTTGCAAGCCGGGGAGATGTGATCCTGTGATGCCAGTTGTTTTTAAAAAACCCGCGTGGCAAGGTTATGCGTATCCGTGCCATGGTTACTTACTGTATAAAGGAGATAGATAGCGCCATGACAACCACCAATGCGAATAATGGCAGTGCGGAAAGGCTGCAGGGCAGAAGACGCAGCATCCAACGTCCGCGCGTGCATGTGGAGGTGCTGTCCTGCCTGTTGGAAGACATACAATCTGGCGTATACCAGGTGGGGCAAAAACTGCCTTCTGAACGTGAGCTTATGGATGAATTTGGTGTTGGGCGGCCTGCCGTGCGCGAAGCGCTTTCAGCCCTGGCGCGCATGGGTCTTATAGAGGTGTCGCCCGGCATGCGCGCGCGGGTCTGTAGGCTTACGCTCAACCCCCTGCTGCGCGAAATGCGCGCCACCATGGAAATTTACTCCAGCACGCATGACGGCTGGCGGCAGATGCACGATCTGCGGCAGTTTTTTGAAACGGCGGTGGCGCGTCATGCGGCCCGGCATATGACGGACGAGCATCTGGCTGAACTCGCGCGCATACTGCAAAGGCAGCGCGCCCTGCTGGACAATTCGGAAATACGGGAATTTGCCGAGGCGGACATTGATTTTCACCGCTATCTTGTCAACTGCGTCTCAAACAGTTTTCTGGATATCATTTCCAACGGCTTCGCGGGCTGGCTGATCACGCCCCTGTACGCCTCCATGCAGGTGCGCAAGCAGAGTGAACTGGCATACAATGCCCACGTGCGGATTTATGAAGCGCTGCAGCAGCGCGACGCCGACGCGGCGGAAGAGGCCATGCGCGCCCACCTGGGAGAAATGCGCGGCATTTATCAGGTGGATGTCATGTCTGACACGGAAAAAGACCGCTAGGGCCGTTTGCGCCAGAACCGTTTGCGCCAGAACCGTTTGCGCCAGAATCGTTTGCGCCAGAATCGTTTGTGAATGAAATGAGTCAGCTGCCCTGCAAGGATTTCTCTGAAAATCCTTGCCACAAAATGCGGGCAGGCAGGCTTTTTGCCTGCCATACGCGAGCATTGCAGTGCTCAATGCCCAAAAAAGTAAAAGCCGCAACGGAGATTCCGTTGCGGCTTTTATAGGCCGGACACCCGGCAACGTCTGTTGCCGCTGCTTCCTTTCGGACCTGACGGAGTTGGCAGTGATGCCGCCGCCCGGCCTGGCAAATGCTTTACCTGTAAAGATGTGGGCTGTCAATGCCCGGCCAGTGTCGTTCCCTTTGCACGCAGCCTGTTGTTTCGCTCTTTTGCCGAAGTGGCGACAACGCGGGCCTGTTTTATCCTGCGGCCCCCATGCGGGCTTTTTTCCTATCCAGCAGGCCGGGCAGGGCAGTGGCGTTGCTCAATATCCTGTCCATCATGCTGTCGCTCAGGCCGCCCATCTGCTGAATCCGCTGGAGTTCTTCCAGCGGGTCGTAAAGCGGCCAGTCCGTGCCAAAGAGTATCCTTTCCGGGGGGCAGGCAGCCAGCAGCTTTTTGACCAGCATGGGGGTCGCAAAGGGCGTGGTGCTGGACGTGTCGAACCAGAGGTTGGGCCGCTCCCTGACCATGAGGGTCTTGAGCGCGTGCGCCCACATGCGGTAGCCGCCAAAATGCGCGGCAATGACCTGAAGCCGGGGGAAGGCGTCCAGAATGGCCGCAAGCTTGTAGGGGCAGGAGGGGTTTTTTTCAGGGGAGATTCTGTCGCCGATGTGCATCTCAAACACAAAGCGCCCTTGAGACGCCTCAAAGATGGGCAAAAGGCGCGGGTCGCTGAGCCAGAATCCCTGAAAGTCCGGGTGCAGCTTCATGCCGCGTATGCCGGCCGCTTCCAGACGGTCCAGTTCCGCTTCCCACTGCTCATAGCCGGGGTGCACCGTGCCAAAAGCGATAACCTGGTCCGGGTAGGCCCTTTGCAGGCTGATGGCGTAACTGTTTGCCGGAATGACCTGTGCGGGCGCCGTGGCTGCGCACAGCACCACACACCTGTCAATTCCGGCCTTGCGCTCGCGTTGCAGCAGATCATCTATGGTGCCATTGCCAGCGCAGGCAACATCATAATGTCCGTTAAGGTGTTCCACGGCCTTGTGCGCAATCTTGGGATGAAAGGCGTGGGTGTGGATGTCAATGTACATGGCTAGGCGTTGCTCACCCCGTTTACGACATTGACGGGCGTGCCCGCACTCCAGCGGCGGATGTTTTCCGCGGTGAGGTCAATGATGTTCTGACGCGCCCTGGTAGTGGCCCAGGCGATATGCGGTGTAATAAGCGTATTGGGGGCCGTGAGCAGGGGGTTGTCCGCTTTGGGGGGTTCTTCGGAAAGAACGTCCGTGCCAAGCCCGCCCAACTGGCCGCTTTTGAGGGCTGCGGCGGCTGCGGCCTCGTCCACAAGCGGCCCACGGGACGTATTGAGCAGTATGGCCCCCTTGCGCATGTTGGCCAGGGTTTTCGCATTGATTATGTGCTGCGTTTCCTTGGTCAGTGGGCAGTGCAGGGAAATGACGTTTGATGCGCAGATGAGATGCTCAAGCGTGGCAAAGGCAAAGGGGCTGTAAGTGGGCGGATCCTTGGGAACACGGCAGTAAGCAAGAACGCTCATGCCGAAAGCGTGCGCCAGTTCGCCCATGCGGCGGCCGATGGAGCCAAAACCGATAAGCCCCATGGTCAGCCCTTCAAGGCAGACGGGCGGGAGCTTCCAGTAGCACCATTGCTTTGACTTCAGCCAGTCGCCGTTTTTTACGCTCTCGGTGTGCAGGCTGGTGTGGCGGCACAGTTCCAGCAACATGGCCATGGCATGCTGCGCAACGTCGCTCACGCCGTAGGCCACCACATTGCACACAGGTATGCCGCGCTGGGCAAGCGCGTCCACATCGATGATATTGTAACCGGTGGCCAGCACGCCCACCATGCGCACACCTTCAATGGCGGGCAGGTCTTCTTTGAGAAGCGGGGTCTTGTTGGTCAGCAGGACGTCGGCGCCCTTGGAGCGTTCAGCCAGCTGATCCCTGCTGGTAGACTCGTACACGGTTACATCGCCCAGGGCCTTGATGGGACCCCAATCCACATCGCCGGGGTTGAGTACCCCACCGTCAAGAATGACAATCTTCATTGAAATATCCTCGCTTGTGGGCAGTGTAGCCCGAGCCGGAAGCCTCCGCAAGTGGCCCGGGTCAGGGAGGCTTTGTGTGCCTGCACAGGGCTTGAGCCTGAGAGTACGCGAGCCTGCCCGCTTCTGAGATGTCGGGAGCAGTGTACCTTTGAAAAAAGGAAGATGCTCCAACGCTGCACGCAGGTGCAGCGCGCCGCAACGTGGCGCGGATTCGGCCAAGAATCGAATTTTCGGTCGAATGACAAATTGAAATGCAAAACATTTCGAAAGTAGTCCGGCATGCGCAACATATCATTGAACATATCCATGCTCAATGGTTGAAGCTGCCGCTGGCGTGCGCGGCAGGGCTGTGCATCCGCCTGCGCTTTACGTCGGGGGATTGTCACGCGCCGCCAGAGTGACGGTGGGGTGCGCGTACAAAAAAATGTCTTATTGGGGGAGCAGAATGCAAAAAAGGCCACCCTTGCGGGTGGCCTTCAAGTTCGTCACACAGACCAGAGGTCTAGTGGGCGATCACGCGGAAGTCGTCGCGGCGGTTCTTGGCCCAAGCGGCTTCGTTGTTGCCCTGCACGGCGGGGTTTTCCTTGCCGTAGCTGATCATTTCAAGCTGGTTGGGGTTCACGCCAAGCATAACCAGGTATTCATACGCACCGCGAGCGCGGCGTTCGCCAAGGGCGAGGTTGTATTCCTGGGTGCCACGATCGTCGCAGTTGCCTTCGATGCGAACGCGGATGCTGGGGAACTGCTTCATCAGATCAGACTTCTGCTTCAGCATTTCTTTGTACTGGTTTTCGACGTTGAACTTGTCAAAAGCGAAGTACACGCGGCCATCAGTGATCTGCTGGACAGCAGCGCGCATTTCAGGGGTCATGCCATCGTCATAGCCGGGTTCGCCAGTGGTTTTTTTTGCACAACCAAAACCGGCGGCCAGAGCCATAACCAAAGCGAGAATAAGAGCGTAGCGTTTCATTGTGTCCTCCTGAACAGCTCATTCTCCAAGAAATTAATACCTTTCCTTTCAGCACACATAAGGGCGCATTGCCCTTGCATAACAGATGGTATCTGCACCGTAATTTTTGTCAAGAAGTGTGTTGGGTTTTCGGCCCATTTTCGTAAAATATTTTTTACCCGGCATGCCATGAAATCGTTGAAAACCGGGTAAAAAATATCTTTATCCAATTATTCTGATAGTGCAATTATTTTTGTACCCCTGGCATGCCCCAACGGGGAAATGACGCATTTCCACCACCGGTGGGCACCCGCTTGGCGTCGCCGCCATGCCGGGTGATCAGGTAAATGCCGCGCCCGCC of Desulfovibrio sp. contains these proteins:
- a CDS encoding amidohydrolase family protein: MYIDIHTHAFHPKIAHKAVEHLNGHYDVACAGNGTIDDLLQRERKAGIDRCVVLCAATAPAQVIPANSYAISLQRAYPDQVIAFGTVHPGYEQWEAELDRLEAAGIRGMKLHPDFQGFWLSDPRLLPIFEASQGRFVFEMHIGDRISPEKNPSCPYKLAAILDAFPRLQVIAAHFGGYRMWAHALKTLMVRERPNLWFDTSSTTPFATPMLVKKLLAACPPERILFGTDWPLYDPLEELQRIQQMGGLSDSMMDRILSNATALPGLLDRKKARMGAAG
- a CDS encoding sigma-54 dependent transcriptional regulator, producing MSEKAHILIIDDEKNYLLVLQTLLEDEGYVVTAISDPETALAFLEESEVDVVVTDMKMPKVTGREVLERVKKRWPYIPVLIMTAFGSIESAVDVMKYGAFDYITKPFSNDELLLSIHNAVELARAHRQYRLLQEVMEDRYGVHKIVGRSRAIRDVLVMVERAAPSRSTVLITGESGTGKELVARAIHYTSPRKDNPFVSVNCMALNPGVLESELFGHEKGSFTGAVAMRRGRFEQADGGTLFLDEIAELTPDLQVKLLRVLQERRFERVGGGEEIEVDIRVVAATNKDLAALVEKGAFRDDLYYRLNVVQVPLPPLRERREDIPLLVAHFVEKVCADNTMAAKTFSTEALNYLTGYEWPGNIRQLENVVESCLVLVPGAVINVDNLPAEIRDEESQFKSAVDLLPVQLDLADTLEKIEAALIRRALVRADLVQVKAAEYLGISKSLLQYKLKKYAITGH
- the pal gene encoding peptidoglycan-associated lipoprotein Pal; this encodes MKRYALILALVMALAAGFGCAKKTTGEPGYDDGMTPEMRAAVQQITDGRVYFAFDKFNVENQYKEMLKQKSDLMKQFPSIRVRIEGNCDDRGTQEYNLALGERRARGAYEYLVMLGVNPNQLEMISYGKENPAVQGNNEAAWAKNRRDDFRVIAH
- a CDS encoding FCD domain-containing protein produces the protein MTTTNANNGSAERLQGRRRSIQRPRVHVEVLSCLLEDIQSGVYQVGQKLPSERELMDEFGVGRPAVREALSALARMGLIEVSPGMRARVCRLTLNPLLREMRATMEIYSSTHDGWRQMHDLRQFFETAVARHAARHMTDEHLAELARILQRQRALLDNSEIREFAEADIDFHRYLVNCVSNSFLDIISNGFAGWLITPLYASMQVRKQSELAYNAHVRIYEALQQRDADAAEEAMRAHLGEMRGIYQVDVMSDTEKDR
- a CDS encoding sensor histidine kinase → MFFKKKRSATNSDSGCAPRGPQAEDGAQTYAGGVQDWSPSNPGGPVPNAQGEAEGGLPLSYARPLSWLSLVVILLTSLGLSFFISNSARETLLTRQEGFARLLVENLNSQIFRRFALPTLMGYGRIALRQPAQYERLDQVVQSVLQGLPVERLRIYDFSRLVAYSTHKEEVGRAGLSPDNLDDILHGGAPSSEIVSTIPAWQAPFRLPLEEGTFVLRVLYPLKGEPLQPGQEAPIMGALELTQDITGDYEQVLTFQGIIVVMCLMSSVVLFGLLLMLIHRSERVLAERMQKNRQLEKQLHSNERFVSMGRVIASIAHEIRNPLGIIRSSAELLQRRTDQADAGTRRILGAIFDESVRLSQTVNDFLDYARPRQPKQNLVDVSLVLDQLLAFLEGDMARRGVAVERETEESLFVHGDKDLLYRAFYNILINGQQAMDGPGILRISGSHDGDGHVRLEFLDSGPGFDAATVGNLLDPFFTTKDGGTGLGLPIVQSIITSHGGEIQLENGPEGGALVRVLLPEAHTGAQE
- a CDS encoding D-2-hydroxyacid dehydrogenase, which encodes MKIVILDGGVLNPGDVDWGPIKALGDVTVYESTSRDQLAERSKGADVLLTNKTPLLKEDLPAIEGVRMVGVLATGYNIIDVDALAQRGIPVCNVVAYGVSDVAQHAMAMLLELCRHTSLHTESVKNGDWLKSKQWCYWKLPPVCLEGLTMGLIGFGSIGRRMGELAHAFGMSVLAYCRVPKDPPTYSPFAFATLEHLICASNVISLHCPLTKETQHIINAKTLANMRKGAILLNTSRGPLVDEAAAAAALKSGQLGGLGTDVLSEEPPKADNPLLTAPNTLITPHIAWATTRARQNIIDLTAENIRRWSAGTPVNVVNGVSNA
- a CDS encoding NAD(P)-dependent malic enzyme; translation: MKNLRDEALAMHKEYQGKIEVRVKVPVNDADDLTLAYSPGVAEPCMEIYRQPETLDVYTNHSNFVCVVSNGTAVLGLGDIGPAAAMPVMEGKSLLFKTFGDVDAFPICINTKDTAKIVELVELMSPTFGGVNLEDIKAPECFVIEDSLKKNGIFKGPIFHDDQHGTAVVTLAGLISALKIVNKKLEDITVVTSGAGAAGIAIIKLLMALGLKNVIMCDSRGPIWEGRPEGMNSYKEDIARRTNPQKIKGGLADAIKGADVFIGVSAPDTLTEDMIRSMAKDPIVFAQANPIPEIWPLQRAKDAGAKVIATGRSDCPNQINNVLAFPGIFRGALDVAATDINDAMKIAAAYAIADLVKPEELNPEFIIPSTLNPEVAPRVAAATAKAAMESGIARKPMDPEVVAQNLKKRLANRKG